A genomic stretch from Bacteroidetes Order II. bacterium includes:
- a CDS encoding RNA methyltransferase, giving the protein MRKLNHAEIPRPSLSEISSLRRHPVVAVLDNIRSVHNVGAIFRTSDALLVEHLYLCGITATPDTHPDIQKTALGAQDTVPWSYHSETSLVLQNLRERSYTIAALEIANVSRLVQDIQQEEFPMALVVGHEVFGVSDAAMCQCDFALELPQFGVKQSLNVSVAYGIALYGLAHQLKLL; this is encoded by the coding sequence TTGCGCAAATTAAACCATGCTGAAATTCCAAGGCCGTCTTTGTCCGAAATTTCTTCGTTACGGCGACATCCAGTCGTGGCTGTCTTAGACAATATACGATCGGTTCATAATGTTGGCGCTATTTTCCGAACCTCCGATGCCCTGCTCGTAGAGCATCTGTACCTTTGTGGAATAACGGCCACCCCAGATACGCATCCAGACATTCAGAAAACGGCCTTAGGGGCACAGGATACGGTTCCTTGGTCCTACCATTCTGAAACGTCTCTTGTTTTGCAAAATCTACGGGAACGCAGTTATACTATTGCCGCTTTAGAAATTGCCAATGTATCGCGTTTGGTTCAAGACATACAACAAGAAGAATTTCCCATGGCTTTGGTGGTAGGCCACGAAGTTTTTGGGGTCTCCGATGCGGCCATGTGCCAGTGCGATTTTGCCCTCGAACTCCCACAGTTTGGTGTAAAACAATCTCTAAATGTCTCAGTTGCTTATGGGATTGCTTTATACGGGCTGGCACACCAACTAAAACTATTGTAG
- a CDS encoding LEA type 2 family protein yields the protein MKKYILRRSSLLMLFIWLISLPACQNLQQLSSLKLMKFDLDRVSDVRLAGIDVLNLKSARDLGALDLLRVTQAIARRDVPLSFNLHVAAEAPQNLPVTAKLSTMEWTLFLQNKETVSGLLNQPISLPAGQRVDIPVQIKLNAVDFVEGNAQNLVELVKNLIGSGDNPVNLRLSARPTIQTPLGPFRFPNAIDVVSKTYGSNP from the coding sequence ATGAAAAAATACATACTTAGAAGAAGTAGCCTCCTGATGCTGTTCATCTGGTTAATCTCGCTGCCAGCTTGCCAGAATCTACAACAGTTGTCCAGCCTTAAACTGATGAAGTTTGACCTAGACCGGGTAAGTGATGTACGACTTGCTGGTATTGATGTACTTAACCTCAAGTCCGCACGCGATCTTGGTGCTTTAGACCTTTTGCGTGTCACACAAGCCATTGCAAGGCGTGATGTACCACTTTCTTTTAACCTGCATGTGGCTGCCGAGGCTCCTCAAAATTTACCCGTCACGGCAAAGCTCTCTACAATGGAGTGGACTCTTTTTCTACAAAACAAAGAAACTGTGTCAGGGCTTCTAAATCAGCCCATTTCGTTGCCTGCGGGCCAACGTGTGGACATTCCGGTCCAAATTAAGCTTAATGCCGTGGACTTTGTTGAAGGAAATGCCCAAAATCTTGTTGAACTTGTAAAAAACCTCATAGGGTCTGGAGATAATCCCGTAAACCTTAGACTCAGTGCCCGACCTACCATTCAGACCCCATTAGGGCCGTTTCGTTTTCCGAATGCCATAGACGTTGTAAGCAAGACCTATGGTTCCAATCCTTAA
- a CDS encoding (d)CMP kinase encodes MIIAIDGPAGSGKSTTAKLVAKALGLLYLDTGAMYRAIAYACLAADLDIEDVAFSTFVEELELAVTPAVDEMQVWVSGQNVTSKIRTRQVTGMASKVATQAIVRNKLVVLQRQTAQKQLIQNGGVVLDGRDIGTVVFPEADLKIFLTADPKIRAKRRVAEMNAKGIEADFEAIRLEIESRDAQDSTRAMAPLRKAEDAIVLDTTALGIDEQVNRVIAEAKLKTT; translated from the coding sequence TTGATTATCGCCATTGATGGACCTGCAGGTTCCGGAAAAAGTACGACTGCAAAATTGGTTGCAAAAGCCTTGGGACTCCTTTATTTGGATACGGGTGCCATGTATCGGGCAATTGCGTATGCTTGTTTAGCGGCTGATTTGGACATAGAAGACGTGGCCTTTTCTACTTTTGTAGAGGAATTGGAGTTGGCTGTAACGCCAGCAGTTGACGAAATGCAGGTATGGGTTTCTGGTCAGAATGTGACGTCTAAGATACGAACACGGCAAGTGACCGGAATGGCAAGTAAAGTGGCTACACAGGCCATCGTCCGAAATAAATTGGTTGTCCTGCAACGCCAGACCGCACAGAAGCAGCTAATTCAGAACGGAGGAGTGGTTTTGGATGGACGAGATATTGGAACCGTGGTATTTCCAGAGGCGGATCTGAAGATTTTTTTGACCGCAGACCCCAAAATTCGTGCAAAGCGGCGCGTTGCTGAGATGAATGCAAAAGGCATAGAGGCTGATTTTGAAGCGATACGATTAGAAATCGAGTCACGAGATGCGCAGGATAGCACGAGGGCAATGGCGCCGCTCCGAAAAGCAGAAGATGCCATTGTGTTAGACACCACAGCACTCGGTATTGATGAGCAAGTAAATCGGGTGATTGCGGAAGCAAAATTGAAAACAACTTAA
- the rpsA gene encoding 30S ribosomal protein S1, protein MSDELNNVQPAEAESVQDATNEVVATTDDAAVESAPVAEMVVEDAPIAEIVPATEDTGLADAASMDEVLRPVAPKTVKKGYYGKREGRVYNLDELNALDEEKSDADRAFLEMLAQYDPIKVDFTEGDILTGKVVSIGEKDVVVDIGFKSDGVVSKNEFDGPIAIGDDVDVFLERLEDRQGQPMLSRRRATELRRWQRIDEAFKNDEVIEGLIIRRIKGGMIVDLFGKEAFLPGSQIDVRPVRDFDAYLDKRMEFKIVKLNEQNGNVVVSHKALIEKDLENQRSRILDKMEPGQVLEGTVKNITDFGVFIDLGGVDGLLHITDLSWGRVSHPSEVVELDQKIQVVVLDYDKDRHRISLGMKQLQAHPWDQIAENFKESQDVEGKVVSITDYGAFVELDKGIEGLVHISEMSWRQHIKHPTQMVSLGDDVKVKILSIDSENRKISLGMKQLEPDPWTEIEARFPAGTVTKGVVRNLTNFGVFVEIEAGVDGLVHVSDLSWTKKIRHPGEVVKKGDEIDVVVLDIDQQNRRLSLGHKQVSTDPWSQFENAYAVGTDVEVKVVRFNENGVIVEMPLDVEAFIPAGHLAKPAKNPEESYKPGDLLTVRVIEFNKADKRIILSEKAILQAAKQAEKEAQDAEKDKEKSQERKALEEYQANAGTSGPATLGEIAGLGNLRFDD, encoded by the coding sequence ATGAGTGATGAACTAAACAATGTTCAACCTGCCGAAGCCGAAAGCGTGCAGGACGCCACAAACGAAGTAGTTGCAACAACGGATGACGCTGCGGTGGAATCTGCACCCGTTGCCGAAATGGTGGTGGAAGATGCACCCATAGCAGAAATCGTACCTGCTACAGAAGATACCGGATTGGCAGATGCCGCCAGTATGGACGAAGTCTTGCGTCCGGTTGCACCCAAGACGGTAAAGAAAGGGTATTATGGCAAGCGAGAAGGACGGGTTTATAACCTTGACGAACTGAATGCTTTGGATGAGGAGAAGAGTGATGCAGACAGGGCCTTTTTGGAAATGCTCGCTCAATATGACCCGATCAAAGTGGACTTCACGGAAGGGGATATCCTGACCGGTAAAGTCGTCAGTATTGGCGAAAAAGACGTGGTAGTAGATATCGGTTTTAAATCGGACGGGGTGGTTTCCAAAAACGAATTTGATGGCCCAATTGCCATTGGAGACGATGTGGATGTTTTCCTCGAAAGACTCGAAGACCGTCAAGGCCAGCCTATGTTGTCACGTCGCCGTGCCACTGAATTGCGTCGTTGGCAACGGATTGACGAAGCCTTCAAGAATGATGAAGTGATCGAAGGTCTGATTATCCGCCGGATTAAAGGTGGTATGATTGTAGATCTCTTCGGAAAGGAAGCCTTTTTGCCCGGTTCACAAATTGATGTTCGCCCCGTTCGGGACTTCGATGCGTATCTTGACAAACGCATGGAATTCAAAATTGTGAAGTTGAACGAGCAAAATGGCAACGTGGTTGTGTCCCATAAGGCGCTTATTGAAAAAGACCTTGAAAACCAACGTTCGCGCATTCTAGATAAGATGGAACCAGGCCAGGTTCTGGAAGGAACCGTCAAAAACATTACCGACTTTGGTGTGTTTATTGATCTTGGTGGTGTGGATGGCCTCCTGCATATTACCGACCTTTCATGGGGGCGGGTCTCGCACCCCAGTGAGGTCGTTGAATTAGATCAAAAGATTCAGGTGGTTGTGTTGGATTACGACAAAGACCGTCACCGTATCTCCCTTGGGATGAAGCAATTGCAAGCCCATCCGTGGGATCAGATTGCAGAGAACTTCAAAGAAAGCCAAGATGTGGAAGGAAAAGTGGTTTCGATCACTGATTATGGCGCATTTGTGGAATTAGATAAAGGGATTGAAGGATTGGTGCATATCAGCGAAATGAGCTGGCGACAACACATCAAGCACCCCACCCAAATGGTCTCCTTAGGTGACGATGTAAAGGTTAAAATCCTAAGTATAGATTCCGAAAATAGAAAGATTTCATTGGGAATGAAGCAACTCGAACCCGATCCTTGGACCGAGATTGAAGCGCGTTTCCCGGCTGGAACCGTTACCAAAGGGGTTGTACGCAACCTGACCAACTTCGGGGTATTTGTTGAAATTGAAGCAGGTGTAGATGGCTTGGTACACGTTTCTGACTTGTCTTGGACAAAGAAGATTCGTCATCCTGGAGAAGTGGTTAAAAAAGGAGATGAGATTGATGTGGTGGTCTTGGACATTGACCAACAAAACCGCCGCCTCTCTTTAGGACATAAGCAGGTCTCGACCGATCCGTGGAGCCAATTTGAAAATGCGTATGCCGTTGGAACGGATGTCGAAGTGAAAGTTGTTCGTTTTAATGAAAACGGGGTTATTGTAGAAATGCCACTCGATGTGGAAGCCTTTATTCCCGCCGGGCATTTGGCAAAACCTGCCAAGAATCCTGAAGAATCTTACAAACCGGGCGATCTGCTTACGGTGCGGGTGATTGAATTCAATAAAGCGGATAAGCGCATTATTTTAAGCGAAAAGGCCATCCTCCAAGCGGCCAAACAAGCGGAGAAAGAAGCACAGGATGCAGAAAAAGACAAAGAGAAGAGCCAAGAGCGTAAAGCATTGGAGGAGTATCAGGCAAATGCGGGCACCAGCGGCCCTGCTACCCTCGGTGAAATTGCGGGACTTGGTAACCTCAGGTTTGATGATTGA
- the rsmA gene encoding ribosomal RNA small subunit methyltransferase A, producing the protein MAVPFVPLKRFGQNFLQDPNIIRKIVSAVQAPSGAKVVEIGPGTGALTALLLELYPDMVAIEVDPRAVSWLSEQYPSLEVRQEDVLETGWEALASGYPLFVVGNLPYYITTPILFSLIDHAPMVKRAVLMMQYEVAQRLVAPPNSKAYGILSVATQLCARPEVLFKVPPSVFYPKPEVNSAVIALNFYSPSERQLPIPAAYLRQVIRTAFNQRRKTLRNSLHSLGQVPEKWAGLRAEDLMPNDFVNLAVALSLNT; encoded by the coding sequence GTGGCAGTTCCATTTGTTCCCTTAAAACGATTCGGTCAAAATTTCTTACAGGATCCGAATATCATCCGGAAAATTGTTTCTGCGGTGCAGGCCCCGTCTGGAGCAAAAGTTGTTGAAATTGGGCCGGGGACCGGAGCGCTAACCGCTTTATTATTAGAATTGTATCCGGACATGGTGGCCATTGAAGTTGATCCACGAGCTGTATCATGGTTAAGTGAGCAATACCCTTCCTTGGAGGTGCGCCAGGAGGATGTGTTAGAGACAGGGTGGGAGGCATTGGCTTCTGGATATCCACTTTTTGTGGTTGGAAACCTACCTTACTACATTACAACTCCTATTTTATTTTCTCTGATAGATCATGCACCAATGGTAAAGCGGGCTGTATTGATGATGCAATATGAAGTGGCCCAACGCTTAGTAGCCCCGCCCAATTCCAAGGCATATGGCATTTTGAGTGTTGCGACGCAATTATGTGCCCGGCCTGAGGTTTTGTTTAAGGTTCCACCAAGCGTGTTCTATCCTAAACCAGAAGTAAATAGCGCCGTTATTGCATTAAACTTTTATTCACCCTCTGAACGCCAACTTCCAATTCCAGCAGCGTATCTTCGGCAAGTGATTCGGACGGCCTTTAACCAAAGGCGAAAAACCTTACGGAACAGCCTGCATTCATTGGGGCAGGTTCCAGAAAAATGGGCTGGATTGCGGGCAGAAGATCTTATGCCAAACGATTTTGTCAACTTAGCCGTTGCGCTTTCTTTGAATACATAA
- the mgtE gene encoding magnesium transporter yields the protein MAQTNEDRFGLPEVDHQLIEDIEDLISKKEMGMVLNIVLDLHYADLAMLIERLEKEEARQLFDWLPANQRADVLPELDYPLRAVLLDEMDASEIVEMMDEMDTDDAADVLSELSDELTEEVLTSLEDAEEVRGLLQFGEDSAGRLMATELVSAPQYWTVAEATEEVRRLAEEVEPIYLVYVLDDEGVLQGLVTLKQLLLNPAQTTLRAIMETEIVSVQPEMDQEEVARIMEKYDLTVLPVVDVNGKLIGRITIDDVVDVIREEAEEDLQRLSGISFGDEEIGDSVLAVSRGRLPWLLFGLTGSLISAFVIGNFTAILEKVVVLAMFIPVIGSTAGNVGVQCAAIAVQGIASGDIWASDILKRLLKEISVAFINAIALALVIGCVMLILKLSGWGEMAGADLLRLFETVGISLLTCILMAASIGSGAPLLLHRYGIDPAKATGPFVTTSNDIIGVMIYFSIAQFMYFR from the coding sequence ATGGCACAGACGAATGAAGACCGCTTCGGGCTTCCTGAAGTTGATCATCAATTGATCGAGGATATTGAAGACCTTATCTCAAAAAAAGAGATGGGTATGGTCTTGAATATTGTTTTAGATCTGCATTATGCTGACCTGGCCATGCTTATTGAGCGCCTCGAAAAAGAGGAGGCACGGCAACTTTTTGATTGGTTACCTGCAAACCAGCGGGCAGATGTCTTACCAGAACTGGATTATCCGCTGCGTGCTGTTCTGCTGGATGAAATGGATGCATCCGAAATTGTGGAGATGATGGATGAGATGGATACGGATGACGCCGCAGATGTACTATCGGAATTGTCTGATGAATTGACCGAAGAAGTGTTGACATCGCTCGAAGATGCCGAAGAGGTGCGTGGCCTTCTGCAATTTGGAGAAGACAGCGCAGGCCGCTTGATGGCCACCGAGTTGGTTTCGGCGCCACAGTACTGGACAGTTGCAGAGGCCACCGAAGAAGTACGGCGATTGGCAGAAGAAGTGGAGCCCATTTATTTGGTCTATGTATTGGATGATGAAGGGGTATTACAAGGATTGGTGACCCTCAAACAATTGTTACTAAATCCTGCACAAACCACACTAAGAGCCATCATGGAAACAGAGATTGTTTCGGTTCAACCCGAAATGGATCAAGAGGAGGTGGCCAGAATCATGGAGAAATATGACCTTACCGTATTGCCGGTTGTTGATGTCAATGGGAAATTAATTGGGCGAATCACCATTGACGATGTGGTAGATGTGATTCGTGAAGAAGCCGAAGAAGACTTGCAGCGTTTGAGCGGGATTTCCTTTGGAGATGAAGAAATTGGAGATTCGGTTCTTGCTGTAAGTCGGGGCCGCTTGCCTTGGCTACTGTTTGGTCTTACAGGCTCCCTCATTTCCGCATTTGTTATCGGCAATTTCACCGCTATTCTCGAAAAAGTAGTTGTCTTGGCGATGTTCATTCCGGTTATTGGTTCAACAGCTGGCAATGTAGGGGTTCAATGTGCCGCTATTGCAGTTCAAGGGATTGCCTCTGGAGACATTTGGGCGAGCGACATCCTAAAGCGGCTATTGAAAGAAATTTCTGTCGCGTTTATAAATGCAATAGCCCTCGCGCTAGTGATTGGATGTGTAATGCTAATATTGAAGTTATCTGGTTGGGGAGAAATGGCTGGTGCTGATTTACTCAGGCTCTTTGAAACCGTAGGGATTTCCCTTTTGACATGTATTCTTATGGCAGCGAGTATTGGTTCGGGAGCACCCCTATTGTTACATCGGTATGGAATTGATCCGGCAAAAGCAACAGGGCCTTTTGTGACCACCAGTAACGACATCATTGGCGTGATGATCTACTTTTCAATTGCACAATTTATGTATTTCAGGTAA
- a CDS encoding SDR family oxidoreductase has product MKELFSPDALSGKHILITGGGTGLGRSMALRCAKLGAAVTICGRRPEPLAETVADMQALGANANGISCNIREAESVVEMAAAAEAQLGPIHGLVNNAAGNFLAPTHEISPNAFDSVVKTNLYGAFFTTQALAKKWIERSQPASVVSITTSYAQTGSAFVIPSAVSKAGIEAMTKSLAVEWGFYNIRLNAIQPGPFPTEGAWKRLVPNEQVAEQMRSRVALGRFGEHDELTALVVFLLSDASSYMTGTVLTLDGGEVLNAGGQFNELTRLPRPFLLEMLKSMRS; this is encoded by the coding sequence ATAAAAGAACTTTTTTCTCCTGACGCCCTTTCGGGTAAACATATTCTGATTACGGGAGGGGGAACGGGCTTGGGGCGTTCTATGGCCCTCCGTTGTGCCAAATTGGGCGCAGCTGTTACCATTTGTGGGCGCAGGCCAGAGCCCCTAGCCGAAACAGTGGCAGATATGCAGGCCTTGGGCGCAAACGCCAATGGGATTAGTTGTAACATCCGTGAAGCGGAAAGTGTCGTCGAGATGGCGGCGGCGGCAGAGGCACAATTAGGGCCTATTCATGGTCTTGTGAATAATGCTGCGGGAAATTTTCTTGCTCCTACGCACGAAATTTCGCCCAATGCCTTCGACTCGGTCGTGAAAACCAACCTATATGGGGCATTTTTTACCACCCAAGCCTTGGCAAAAAAATGGATTGAACGCAGTCAACCTGCTTCGGTGGTTTCTATTACCACCTCATATGCACAGACGGGCAGTGCATTTGTTATCCCAAGTGCCGTTTCTAAGGCTGGCATTGAGGCAATGACCAAGTCTCTTGCCGTAGAATGGGGGTTCTATAATATCCGGCTTAATGCCATACAGCCAGGCCCTTTTCCAACGGAGGGCGCATGGAAGCGTTTGGTTCCGAATGAGCAGGTAGCTGAACAAATGCGGTCACGAGTTGCATTAGGCCGTTTCGGCGAGCATGATGAACTAACAGCGCTTGTGGTTTTCTTGTTGTCGGATGCAAGTTCTTACATGACGGGTACCGTACTAACCCTCGATGGCGGCGAAGTTTTGAATGCTGGAGGACAATTTAATGAGCTAACCCGGCTACCACGGCCATTCTTGCTGGAGATGCTAAAATCTATGCGTAGTTAA
- a CDS encoding acyl-CoA carboxylase subunit beta, with protein MKINTIKAKIIEGGGAKALSKEHSRGKFSARERIHLLVDEGTFAEWGIFAGYEQYEAEGGCPAGGVITGIARIAGRLCVIVANDATVKAGAWFPITAKKNLRAQEMAMENHLPIIYLVDSAGVFLPMQEDIFPDKEHFGRIFRNNAKMSSLGIPQIAAIMGSCVAGGAYLPIMSDEALIVDGTGSVFLAGPFLVKAAIGEETDNEALGGATTHSQISGVTDYKMPDETTCLSTIRNLVSHFGSKPTAGFVRTEPKDPKVSPATLSSILPQNPMQPYDMQAILEGLIDENSWTPYKADYGKSLLCGYAKIEGWSVGIVANQRKITRSGKGEMQVGGVIYSDSADKAARFIMNCNQKRIPLVFLQDVTGFMVGSRAEQGGIIKDGAKMVNAVANSIVPKFTVVIGNSYGAGNYAMCGRAYDPRLMLAWPTAKIAVMGGAQAAKTLLQIQVAKSEKKCIVLGEAEKQALLDEITAKYEAKAHITYAASRLWVDEIISPEETRAWLALGIDMANHNPHLPTFNPGIIQT; from the coding sequence ATGAAAATAAACACCATAAAGGCAAAAATCATAGAAGGAGGGGGCGCAAAGGCTTTATCCAAGGAACATTCACGTGGGAAATTTTCTGCACGAGAACGAATTCATTTACTTGTAGATGAAGGTACATTTGCGGAATGGGGAATCTTCGCCGGATATGAACAATATGAAGCAGAGGGGGGATGTCCGGCTGGTGGGGTTATTACGGGTATCGCTCGTATTGCTGGACGGCTATGCGTGATCGTTGCGAATGATGCGACCGTCAAAGCCGGTGCTTGGTTTCCCATAACGGCCAAAAAAAACCTCCGTGCCCAAGAAATGGCAATGGAAAACCATTTACCGATCATTTACCTTGTGGATTCAGCAGGTGTATTTTTACCAATGCAAGAGGATATTTTTCCAGATAAAGAGCACTTTGGGCGCATTTTTAGAAATAATGCGAAAATGTCATCGCTGGGCATTCCACAAATTGCCGCGATTATGGGAAGTTGCGTAGCCGGCGGTGCCTACTTGCCAATTATGAGTGACGAGGCATTGATCGTAGATGGAACAGGATCTGTCTTCCTTGCAGGACCTTTTCTGGTTAAGGCAGCCATTGGAGAGGAGACAGACAACGAAGCCTTAGGCGGGGCTACCACCCATTCACAAATTTCGGGTGTGACCGATTATAAGATGCCCGATGAAACGACGTGCCTAAGTACCATTAGAAACCTCGTCTCTCATTTTGGGAGCAAGCCTACCGCCGGATTTGTAAGAACGGAACCTAAAGACCCCAAAGTTTCTCCGGCTACTTTATCAAGTATCCTTCCTCAAAATCCGATGCAGCCATATGATATGCAGGCTATTTTAGAGGGATTGATAGATGAAAATTCTTGGACGCCTTATAAGGCAGATTACGGCAAGAGTTTACTTTGTGGATATGCGAAAATCGAAGGGTGGAGTGTGGGGATTGTGGCCAACCAACGCAAAATCACACGATCGGGCAAAGGAGAAATGCAAGTGGGTGGGGTTATCTATTCCGATTCCGCAGACAAGGCAGCTCGATTTATTATGAATTGCAACCAAAAAAGAATTCCATTGGTTTTTTTGCAGGATGTTACTGGATTTATGGTCGGCTCTCGCGCCGAGCAAGGTGGCATCATCAAGGACGGTGCAAAAATGGTTAATGCTGTGGCAAATTCCATTGTCCCCAAATTTACTGTTGTTATTGGGAATTCATATGGTGCCGGAAATTATGCCATGTGCGGACGGGCATATGATCCAAGGTTGATGCTTGCCTGGCCTACCGCAAAAATTGCCGTGATGGGCGGCGCCCAAGCAGCAAAAACCTTACTTCAAATTCAAGTAGCAAAGTCAGAAAAAAAGTGTATTGTACTTGGAGAGGCCGAAAAACAAGCCTTACTGGACGAAATAACGGCAAAATACGAAGCCAAAGCACATATTACATATGCCGCTTCCCGTCTTTGGGTGGATGAAATTATTTCGCCAGAAGAAACCAGGGCATGGCTTGCTTTGGGCATTGACATGGCAAACCACAACCCTCATCTCCCTACATTTAACCCTGGAATTATCCAAACATAA
- a CDS encoding TrkH family potassium uptake protein has protein sequence MLNYRIIVGIQGAILLVVGFLMLIPMMVGLGYGDADWWSFGGTAAICISFGVATWNIYRPDEELRIREAFAILTLAWVLVPLIAALPFVWSNVIPSFTDAYFEMMSGFTGTGATIMGGAGNVTIEELPYAFQFWRAFSQWLGGISMIVLATSLLPLLGVGGMQLFKSEVSGPAIKRLSYRVSEISKRVWGLYILFTIILALLLLPVMSFFDAVTTALATISTGGFSTRTDSLAAFDSVYVEMIVMLFMIIGAINFNFLYQALVLRNLKVFSRTVFKVFLAIMGIAIVLLTLALWRPIAEYFPPLQLTAPEYMMYPSFGDALRFSSFQVISVFTTTGFTNTDIHKWMPFTTFLLITLAMIGGMAGSSAGGIKILRLVLVVKQILREIQLMIHPRAIIAIRLDHEVVAPDISRNVTSFVFIYFATFICATGIMTFTGVELVDAAGIVISCLSGVGPPIGAFGTSESYAVLPDIAKWFLSLVMVLGRLEIFTVLLVLMPSYWRR, from the coding sequence ATGCTAAATTATAGAATTATTGTGGGTATTCAGGGCGCCATCCTTTTGGTAGTGGGGTTTCTGATGCTAATCCCGATGATGGTGGGATTGGGTTATGGTGATGCCGACTGGTGGTCATTTGGAGGAACTGCCGCTATTTGTATTTCTTTTGGGGTTGCAACCTGGAACATCTACCGACCAGATGAGGAGCTTCGTATTCGAGAAGCTTTCGCCATCTTAACCTTGGCTTGGGTTTTGGTTCCATTGATTGCAGCATTGCCGTTTGTCTGGTCAAATGTTATTCCTTCTTTTACCGATGCCTATTTTGAAATGATGAGCGGCTTTACTGGGACGGGCGCAACAATCATGGGTGGTGCCGGCAATGTAACGATTGAAGAATTACCTTATGCTTTTCAATTCTGGCGTGCTTTTAGTCAGTGGTTGGGTGGTATAAGCATGATCGTTTTAGCGACCTCTTTATTGCCCTTGCTTGGTGTGGGTGGCATGCAATTGTTTAAATCTGAGGTGAGTGGTCCGGCAATCAAGCGTCTTTCCTATCGCGTGAGTGAAATTTCTAAACGTGTATGGGGATTGTATATCCTCTTTACCATCATTCTTGCCCTGCTTCTGCTCCCCGTTATGAGCTTTTTCGACGCGGTTACCACAGCGTTAGCAACAATTTCTACTGGAGGTTTTTCCACCCGTACCGATTCTTTGGCTGCTTTTGATTCGGTTTATGTAGAAATGATTGTAATGCTCTTCATGATAATTGGGGCGATAAATTTTAATTTTTTGTATCAAGCTTTGGTATTAAGGAACCTCAAAGTCTTCAGCAGAACCGTTTTTAAGGTTTTTTTGGCGATCATGGGTATTGCAATCGTCCTCCTCACACTTGCGCTTTGGAGACCCATTGCAGAGTATTTCCCCCCACTACAACTCACTGCACCTGAATACATGATGTATCCTTCATTTGGAGATGCCCTTAGATTTTCCTCTTTTCAGGTGATTTCAGTTTTTACGACAACGGGTTTTACCAATACTGATATTCATAAATGGATGCCATTCACAACCTTTCTCCTAATTACACTGGCAATGATTGGTGGAATGGCAGGGTCTTCTGCTGGTGGGATTAAAATCTTACGATTAGTACTTGTAGTCAAACAAATCCTGCGCGAAATACAACTTATGATACATCCAAGAGCCATCATCGCCATACGTTTAGATCATGAGGTAGTGGCCCCAGACATCAGCCGCAATGTAACCAGTTTTGTCTTCATTTATTTTGCAACCTTCATCTGCGCAACCGGAATAATGACTTTTACAGGAGTGGAATTGGTAGATGCGGCTGGTATTGTCATTTCTTGCTTATCTGGGGTTGGGCCTCCTATAGGTGCTTTTGGAACTTCTGAAAGTTATGCTGTATTACCAGATATTGCTAAATGGTTTTTAAGCTTGGTTATGGTATTGGGTCGTTTAGAGATATTTACCGTGTTACTGGTACTAATGCCTTCCTATTGGCGCCGATGA